The Papio anubis isolate 15944 chromosome 1, Panubis1.0, whole genome shotgun sequence genome window below encodes:
- the GSTM4 gene encoding glutathione S-transferase Mu 1 isoform X2, which translates to MSMTLGYWDIRGLPYLIDGTHKITQSNAILRYIARKHNLCGETEEEKIRVDILENQAMDVSNQLARVCYSPDFEKLKPEYLEGLPTMMQHFSQFLGKRPWFVGDKVMGACDGDTRDLSYILCYGGSSPHILGLLQITFVDFLAYDVLDLHRIFEPKCLDAFPNLKDFISRFEGLEKISAYMKSSRFLPKPLYTRVAVWGNK; encoded by the exons ATGTCCATGACACTGGGGTACTGGGACATCCGCGGG CTGCCCTACTTGATTGATGGGACTCACAAGATCACCCAGAGCAACGCCATCCTGCGCTACATTGCCCGCAAGCACAACCTGT GtggggagacagaagaggagaagattCGTGTGGACATTTTGGAGAACCAGGCTATGGACGTCTCCAATCAGCTGGCCAGAGTCTGCTACAGCCCTGATTTT GAGAAACTGAAGCCAGAATACTTGGAGGGACTTCCTACAATGATGCAGCACTTCTCACAGTTCCTGGGGAAGAGGCCATGGTTTGTTGGAGACAAGGTAATGGGGGCATGTGATGGGGACACTAGAGATTTGTCATACATCCTATGTTATGGAGGTTCCAGCCCACACATTCTTGGCCTTCTGCAGATCACCTTTGTAGATTTCCTCGCCTATGATGTCCTTGACCTCCACCGTATATTTGAGCCGAAGTGCTTGGACGCCTTCCCAAATCTGAAGGACTTCATCTCCCGCTTTGAG GGCTTGGAGAAGATCTCTGCCTACATGAAGTCCAGCCGCTTCCTCCCAAAACCTCTGTACACAAGGGTGGCTGTCTGGGGCAACAAGTAA
- the GSTM4 gene encoding glutathione S-transferase Mu 1 isoform X3: MSMTLGYWDIRGLPYLIDGTHKITQSNAILRYIARKHNLCGETEEEKIRVDILENQAMDVSNQLARVCYSPDFEKLKPEYLEGLPTMMQHFSQFLGKRPWFVGDKITFVDFLAYDVLDLHRIFEPKCLDAFPNLKDFISRFEGLEKISAYMKSSRFLPKPLYTRVAVWGNK, translated from the exons ATGTCCATGACACTGGGGTACTGGGACATCCGCGGG CTGCCCTACTTGATTGATGGGACTCACAAGATCACCCAGAGCAACGCCATCCTGCGCTACATTGCCCGCAAGCACAACCTGT GtggggagacagaagaggagaagattCGTGTGGACATTTTGGAGAACCAGGCTATGGACGTCTCCAATCAGCTGGCCAGAGTCTGCTACAGCCCTGATTTT GAGAAACTGAAGCCAGAATACTTGGAGGGACTTCCTACAATGATGCAGCACTTCTCACAGTTCCTGGGGAAGAGGCCATGGTTTGTTGGAGACAAG ATCACCTTTGTAGATTTCCTCGCCTATGATGTCCTTGACCTCCACCGTATATTTGAGCCGAAGTGCTTGGACGCCTTCCCAAATCTGAAGGACTTCATCTCCCGCTTTGAG GGCTTGGAGAAGATCTCTGCCTACATGAAGTCCAGCCGCTTCCTCCCAAAACCTCTGTACACAAGGGTGGCTGTCTGGGGCAACAAGTAA
- the GSTM4 gene encoding glutathione S-transferase Mu 1 isoform X4, producing the protein MKIQAGPDFPNLPYLIDGTHKITQSNAILRYIARKHNLCGETEEEKIRVDILENQAMDVSNQLARVCYSPDFEKLKPEYLEGLPTMMQHFSQFLGKRPWFVGDKITFVDFLAYDVLDLHRIFEPKCLDAFPNLKDFISRFEGLEKISAYMKSSRFLPKPLYTRVAVWGNK; encoded by the exons ATGAAAATTCAAGCTGGGCCTGACTTTCCCAAT CTGCCCTACTTGATTGATGGGACTCACAAGATCACCCAGAGCAACGCCATCCTGCGCTACATTGCCCGCAAGCACAACCTGT GtggggagacagaagaggagaagattCGTGTGGACATTTTGGAGAACCAGGCTATGGACGTCTCCAATCAGCTGGCCAGAGTCTGCTACAGCCCTGATTTT GAGAAACTGAAGCCAGAATACTTGGAGGGACTTCCTACAATGATGCAGCACTTCTCACAGTTCCTGGGGAAGAGGCCATGGTTTGTTGGAGACAAG ATCACCTTTGTAGATTTCCTCGCCTATGATGTCCTTGACCTCCACCGTATATTTGAGCCGAAGTGCTTGGACGCCTTCCCAAATCTGAAGGACTTCATCTCCCGCTTTGAG GGCTTGGAGAAGATCTCTGCCTACATGAAGTCCAGCCGCTTCCTCCCAAAACCTCTGTACACAAGGGTGGCTGTCTGGGGCAACAAGTAA
- the GSTM4 gene encoding glutathione S-transferase Mu 1 isoform X1, translating into MLGNLVAQLHFPGFPFIQLPYLIDGTHKITQSNAILRYIARKHNLCGETEEEKIRVDILENQAMDVSNQLARVCYSPDFEKLKPEYLEGLPTMMQHFSQFLGKRPWFVGDKITFVDFLAYDVLDLHRIFEPKCLDAFPNLKDFISRFEVMPPSSFLFDAPCSVTSFEMLSQSWSYTKNNLLLLSAGFMPGTVPSTLYLLCGI; encoded by the exons ATGCTGGGGAACCTGGTGGCCCAACTGCACTTCCCCGGTTTCCCATTCATCCAGCTGCCCTACTTGATTGATGGGACTCACAAGATCACCCAGAGCAACGCCATCCTGCGCTACATTGCCCGCAAGCACAACCTGT GtggggagacagaagaggagaagattCGTGTGGACATTTTGGAGAACCAGGCTATGGACGTCTCCAATCAGCTGGCCAGAGTCTGCTACAGCCCTGATTTT GAGAAACTGAAGCCAGAATACTTGGAGGGACTTCCTACAATGATGCAGCACTTCTCACAGTTCCTGGGGAAGAGGCCATGGTTTGTTGGAGACAAG ATCACCTTTGTAGATTTCCTCGCCTATGATGTCCTTGACCTCCACCGTATATTTGAGCCGAAGTGCTTGGACGCCTTCCCAAATCTGAAGGACTTCATCTCCCGCTTTGAGGTGATGCCCCCATCCTCCTTTCTCTTTGATGCCCCTTGTTCTGTTACCTCCTTTGAGATGCTTTCCCAGTCCTGGAGCTACACAAAGAATAACTTGCTTTTATTGAGTGCTGGCTTTATGCCAGGAACTGTGCCCAGCACATTATACCTATTGTGTGGAATTTGA